The following nucleotide sequence is from Flavimarina sp. Hel_I_48.
TACGCTCGCCCATTAAAAACAATGTTGTTCCCGCATACCACTGTTCCGAAATCTGGTAGTCACCAAAAAGGGATGCTTTGTAGTCTGGTCTGTTCCATGCTTCGGCGATGCCATCTGTGTCGTAAGAGAAATATTCGGCATTCAGACGTAGCTTAAAGTTGCTGTTCACATCGGCATTGATTTCCCCAAAAAAAGAAGTGGTGCGTGCATTGGCAAAAATTACCCCATAGGAATTTCCGTATTGATAATCCTGATTCCCTAGATTTCCGGCACCGTCTTCATAGCGCGGGTTGTTCAGGAAAAAGGCTTCATTATCCTGAGCACCGTAACTACCACGTAGGTTATAGCTAAGGGCATTGGAGAGTTTACCTTTTACCCCTAAATAGGCAGTGTATTTTTCATCTGTAGGCGCCATATTCTGTAAAGTAGGCGATACGAATGGATTTTGCTGTACAAAGTCACGGTAACTGTTTTGCTTGAGCCCACCTTCTACACCGGCATAGGGTGTGAAATATTCATCTGCGAGGCGATACGATGCCGAAACTTGAGGATAGAAATAAAAGTCGGTATCACTATTTTCTGTATCGAGATCTACCGCTACGGTAACGCCCATATCTAAAGTGAGGTTATCCCGTAATATTTGCAAGGATGGCGAACCTGAAACAAGCAGGTGACTGTAGTTTATTTCCTGAGAATTGTTGTAGTTACGGTCAAAGCTTCCGTTTACATAATCTGCTTTAAAATTCAGGTTTATCTTCTCATCAGTAATCGGGAACTCTATTTTGGGTTCTATGATAGCGCGTATTTCAGAAGAATTTTCGCTATCGCCAAAGTAACGTACCGTTGCCGTGGCACCGTCAAAAAAGGATTCCTGCACATCTACCGTAGTGGTAAGCCCGGCGCCGTAAAAACTGTGGGTGGGATCAATACCATTGATAAGTTGTGGCGTTGCCAGGCGGGTTAGTTCATCAATACCGTACCAGTTGTAAAGTTGATGTTCAAGCTCCAGATCTGTGATCCAGTTTACATAACGATCACGTGAAGTGTAGTTGAAGTTAAGGTTCGTATCATAAAATTTATCATCAAGCAATACATCTTCAATACCTCCCTGTGACGAATTGTGATTAAGGTAAATGCCAAAATTGCGATCACGGTCTATCTCAAAGTTGGTATAAAATTCGGCCAGCGCGCTTTGATAGGTGCCAAAGCCCAGCGTGGCGTAATTATCATACAATTTAGGCGGCTTTATTTTTTCGATCTCTTCCGCACGGCCTTTTGCAGGAGTAAACGTAGAGGCTACCGGTACTGAAAAGATTCCGTAAGTGACTTTCTTCTTTGCGGTATTTACAGAATCGCTTAATTGTGGAGTGGCTTTGACCTTGAATGCATCGCCTATTTCTGGAGTGTAAGGTTTTACAACATTAACCACTTCTGTGCCCAGATTGTCCTTGTCCTGCGCAAAACCGGGCAGGGTGAAAAGGAGTAGGGTGGCTGCGGAAATATATAAAGGCTTCAAATTTATAATCATGGAATTGGTTTGGATAATTATCATTATAATGCGCTAAAAACTAGTATTTGGGGCAGTTTTTTGACCTTTTAAGGTCGAAAACAGCTTCGTATTTCTAGTTTTCCTGTACGGAAGCATTGGTTTTTGATTCGGCTGCTTTGATTTTGACCTGTTCTGCTCTTGCGGCGGCAACAAGTTCTGGATAGTCACTAAAGTTGCTGATCACGTTATCAAGGATGTACGTGGCCTGATACGCGTCTTTGAGGGCGTAAAAGTTTTTGGCCATAAGTAAAAGTCCTTTTCCGCCATAAACTTTATAACCGCTGTAATCTTTAGCAAGCTTTTGTACCGCGTCGTTAGATCCTTTAAAATCGTTTTCTTTGTTTTTAAAATACGCATCGTAATAAAGTGCTTCCGCTCCCAGTTCGCCGGTGGCGATTTTTTGTACTTGCGCGTAGGCTTCTTTTGCTCGGGGTTCATTTCCGGTTTGCATGGCGCTGCGGGCGATAATCACCTGCGCATCACTTTTAACGTTGTTGTCGATCTTGGAATTCGCCAGTACTTTTTCCGCATACGCCACCGCTTTATCATATTGCTTTCCTTCGGAATAGGATTTCATCAGGTTGCTCTGTGCAAAAATGGTGTTCTGCGCAATGTCAGACTCTTTTTCTAAACGGCTCAGGACAGGAATGGCAGCGGTATAATTTTTTTCGCTCAGATAAACTTGTCCCAGACGGGCAAGTGCCTGCTCTGTAAACTCGCTGCGCTCTTTAGCAAGTACAAACTTGTAATGTGGAATGGTCTTTTCAAACTGGTTTTCTGAAAAATAGAGTTGACCCAGATAAAAATGAGCCTCCAGGGCACGTTGTCCAGTAGGATATTGTTGCAGGTATTCTTCAAACTGCGCACGGGCATTGTCACCTTTGTTTTCCACAAACTGCTTTTCCGCGGAAGCGAAAGCGGCATCATCCAACTCTGAATCTTCTACAGAAATATAGTTTAGCGTATTTGCCCAGCGGCCAAATTCATCCACCTGACCCAAGTCAATATAGATTAACTTGGCAGAAGCAACCGCTTGCACCCCTTCTGGCGTACCGGGAAAATCTGTGGCAACCTTTTTAAAGATATTAAGCGCCTCATCGCTACGGCTGGTATTATCATAAATAAGGGCTTTTTTAAGTAATGCTTTTGAAACAAACTTGCTCTGCGGAATCTCTGCGACCAATTTATCATAGGCATCAATCCCTTCCTGATTCTTTTGTAGGGAAACATAGGTATTTCCCAGTTCATAAAGGGCATCATCACGATAACTTGATGCTGGGAAACGCGAGGTAAAATCACGCAATCCCTCAATTTTATCGTTCTTGCGATCCACAAAACCATAACTGATGGCTTTTTGAAAAGCGGCATAGTCCCGCTCTGCACCAGGGATTTCAAGAGCAGCATTGTATGCTTCCATCGCTGGCCAGTATTTGCTATCTATAAAGTAACTGTCGCCCAGGCGCATGTATGCGTCACCTTTGCGTACCTCGTCAGCAATCCCAGACTTTGCATAGCGATCAAAGTACCGGGCTGCTTCACTATAATTTCTTTTTTTGAAATAGGCGTAACCTAAATTATAGGGAAGGTTTTCATATTCTGGTAGGCTACGGGCAGCACTGCTGGCTTCAAATTGATTGAAGGTTGCAATGGCCGCGTCAATACGGTTTACATTGTATTCACTTTCTGCTTTCCAATAGAGCGCTTTTGAGTTCAATTCGGCATTTTCGGGATATTTTAGTGCTTTTGTAAAGCTTACCACGGCATCATCATATTTACCGGCATTGTACTGATCAATACCGTAATAAAAAGCAACTTGTTGAAAAGCGGCAGGATCTTTAAAGTCTGCGCTGCTTTCAAAGAGGCCCATGGCCGCCTCATAATTTTTAGAAGTCAGGTAACTGTCTATCAGAAGGGATTCCATTTCCTGCTTTTGCGGTGCATCCTGATATGTGGCGAGAAAGCTGGTAATAACTTTTGGTGGTGCCTCATAGGCATTACCGATTTCATAGCTCAACTTGGCATAATTATAATAGCTGTCTTCTTTGATTTTAGCATCAAAATCCATCTCTGAAGCATTCCTAAAGGCATTTAAAGCTTCTTGTTTGCGACCAGTTTTCAAGTACGCGTCGGCCAAATGGTAGTATGCATTTTGAGCCACACTGTTCTTTCCATCCACAATTTTATTAAATTCGCTGATGGCCTGTTCAAATTCTCCTTGCTTGTAATAGGTATATCCTAGCTGATAATAGTCGGTATTGGTCCATTTACCGCGATCTCCTTTATATTCTTTAAGGTAGGGAAGCGCTTCGGCATATTGTTCAAGGTTGAAATAACTTTCACCAATGATTTTGTTCAGTTCTGAAACTTCGCGGCGATCTGCCGTGGCAAGTTTTTCTTTCGCCTGGGTAATGGCTTCCTGAAAGTTGCCCGATTTAAAAGCAAGGTCTGACTTAAAGTAGGAAAGTTCTTCCTGCTCGCCCTCTTCAGCTTCTACTTCTTCAAAAAGCTCTTTTGCCTGATCATAATCGTCGTTGCCATAAGCAATAAAACCTTCGTAATATTTTGCGCGCGGGCCATATTTTTCAGAATCGTGCACACGGGCAAAGTAGGCAAGTGCTTCTTCTGGCTGGCGGGTTTTAAAATGTACATACCCCATATTAAAGTTGTAGCGTTCCTGCTCTTTACCACTCAAATTGCCTACCTGGGTCTGCTCGTACCACTTTTTGGCTTTGCCGTAATTCCCATTTTCAAAATAGTAATCGGCAACATCTTTAAAAGCTGAATTGCGCTTGGTGCTTGTAGGATAATCCTCAACAAAGTGCTGCATAAGCTGATCTGCACCTTGTTGATTCAAACGTACCGCCGCATTTGCAATATAGTATGCACAGTCTGCTTTTACGGTTGCATCTGTTGCTTGTTCCTTAACTTGTTCAAAAAGTGCCTGTGCCGGCAGGTATTGCTGGTTGCTGTATAGCGTAAGCGCCTTGTTATACTGTACCAGGTCGTTAGTAAAAGCGGCCGATTGCTGGGCGCTCAGTGGCTCCACGCTTAGGAGTATAAATAGGGAAAACGTGAGAAATCTATAAATCATAGAATAATATTTGCGGTTGTTTTGTCAGTATTGCAATATAAACGGCCCAAAGTTAGTGGCTTTTTGATTGCTATAACGCTACAAAAGTGCGATAATTATGTTAAGATGAAGATTGGTTTTGTATGAGAATAGTTATCAATGTAAAGAGACGTTAGAAATGATGTTCTCTATCGCGTTTTCTTTGTTGGAAGTGATATACAGGATGTAGCTTTGAACTTTTTAATTGTATTTTGGACGGCTCAATGCATATGCCTCTGTAAAATGGGATTTAATGACTAGAAAACAGGCGATTTTTATTCTTTTAGGCTTGGGGATATTGTGTCGAATAGCCAGTTGGTTTGCCTACACCTGGTCTGTTTCTATTTTTAATGACACGGAAACCTATACCTTACTTGCACAAAAAATTATTGATGGAGCGCTTATAGGTTACAATGGGGAGCGCACGCCTATGTATCCTTTGATCATCGTATTAAGTGGGCTAAACCTGCACCTGGTCGTTCTGATACAATGTATTTTCGGACTTTTATCTTCTTATTTTGTGTTTGATTCCACGAGCAGGATAACCTCTAATTTAAAGGTTGGTTTAGCTGCGGGAGTCGTTTTTACTTCTTTTCTTAATATCATTTTCTTTGAATTTTCCATTCTTAGTGAAACGCTGAGTTTATTTCTTTTCACCTGCGTAGTATGGCTCTATATTCGTTTTGAGTTTTATAAAGGAATTTTTAGCCTAAAAGGTTCAATTTATTTAAGTTTATCCTTGGCGGCGTTGTTTCTGACTCGTCCATTCTTTCTTTATTTTTCACTGGTTATTTCAGGAACAGTATTTCTTCGCTACATTTTAACCCGATGGAAATTTTCTGTACTACACGCCACGGTAATCTTATTGCCTACAATGCTCTGTTTCCTGAGTTGGAGCAGCCTCAATTATAAAAATACGGGCGCTTTTGTGGTGACTTCTTATTATGGAATAAACCTCTCCCAGGCCACAATGCCATTTTTTGAAAAAGCGCCAGATGAGCACCGGCTGATCAGGGATATTTATGTGGCGCACCGCGATACCATGTTAGCAAACGAGGAAGATGCAGCGATGGCCATTTGGCGGGCGCTTCCAGAACTTGAGGAGAAGACGGGCAAGGATTTACCGCAGCTATCGGCAGAACTCGCAAGTATTTCCCGGAACCTGATCAAAGAACATCCTATAGATTATCTAAAATTATCCGCGCGTTCCTGGGTGCTGTTTTGGCGCAGTTCCTTTTATATGGTTCCAGAAAACTTCAGAAATAGCAACTGGCGGACCGCTTTTGATAATTTTTGGTCGCTGCAGCGCAAAGGTGTGGTTCTCGCGCATATTTGCCTTTTGTGTGGTTTTTTACTACTTATTTACAAGGTTTTTAAGCAAAAAGCGCATTTTTTTGATCCCCTTTTTCTCATTGCCATAAGTGTGGTACTTGCTTCTGTGGCGCAGGCGCTCGTTACTTATGGGAACAATAGCCGGTTTGCCGTTCCGTTCTTTGGTGCGGTGCTTGTTTTTGCTTTTGTTTTTATTTTTAGAATGTACACTTTCTTTCGCCAAAAGCGGAAAACCATAAAGAAGGGATCAGGCTCCTGAAATTTATGCTATTTTTGACGTGAATTTCTTTAATCCCTGTTTTTTATGTCCCAGACGGAAGTACTTCACCTTAACAATGCCTCCATTTTTCAGCGTGAAAACCTGATTCTTTCTAACGTGAGCATTACCATAAACAAGGGCGAATTTGTCTATTTGATAGGAAAAACAGGTTCTGGAAAGAGCAGTTTTATGAAAACCCTGTATGGCGATCTTCCACTTCAGGAAGGGCAGGGGCGCATCGTAGACTTTGATCTCGCCGAATTGAAAGAACGTCAAATCCCTTTTTTAAGACGAAAGTTGGGCGTTGTATTTCAGGATTTTAAATTGCTCAATGACCGTAATGTGGCAGATAATCTGGGATTTGTTCTTAAAGCGACCGGCTGGAAGGACAAAAAGGAAATGCAACAGCGCATCGATACGGTACTTGATAAGGTTGATATGAAAACCAAAGGTTTCAAGTTTCCGTACCAGCTTTCGGGAGGGGAACAGCAGCGTGTGGCAATTGCCCGTGCCTTGCTCAATAATCCCGAGCTTATCCTTGCAGATGAACCTACCGGAAATCTGGATCCGCAGACGTCGGTTGAAGTAATGGGCGTACTGCGCGACCTCAATAAAAACGGCAATACCATTTTAATGGCTACCCACGATTATGCACTATTGCTAAAATTTCCCTCAAAAACATTAAAATGCGACGGGAGCAAGATTTTTGAAGTGGTGCAAAAAACCATTTAATGAGCTCATCGCGCAACTGGTCATGAACAGTTCCATATCTTGGTAGGACTTAAATTGCTTATACATCAACAAACCACCACGTAGTGATTTCTATTCTGATCCCTGTCTTTAATTACAATGTGGTGCCCCTGGTTTATGCGGTCAATGAGCAGATAAAAAATCTACAGCATCCCTATGAGATTATTGTTCTGGATGATCATTCTACTAATCTCAATATGGAAAGTGCCAATAGTAAAATTGGAACAATCCCGCAGGTAACATATCTAAAAGCTCCCAGAAATAAAGGTCGGTCAGCAACACGACATGCGCTCGCACAAGCCGCAACTTCAGAATGGCTTCTTTTTCTGGATGCTGATGTCATGCCTTCTTCTCCCCAGTTTATTAAAAAGTATCTCGAAAATCATAAAAAAGCATCCATCGTTTATGGCGGAATCACTTACACTTCCCAAAGTCCAAAAGATCATATTTTACGTTACAAATATGGTAGGGAGCGAGAAGCGCAACCCGTAGCGCAGCGTTTGAAAAATCCTTATATCAGTATAATTTCGCAAGGGTTTTTAATTAACAAAAACCTCTTTTTAAAAGTGAATCCGTATAAAGAAAACCGCTACGGACTTGATGTGCTTTTTACCCATAATTTGAAAAAGGAGGCGGCCAGCGTTTTACATATTGACAATCCTGTTGTTCATGAAGGGCTGGAAACCGGTCAAAAATTCATTGAAAAGTCCGAAAAAGCAGTGCAATCGCTGCTATTTTTAACTGAAAACGGCCAAATTCCCGAAGATCATTATCGCATTCAAAAAGTGGCTTTAAGACTTAGAAAATGGAAGCTAAGTGGTTTATTTACTAAAAGTCTAGCTATCTTTAAAAAGAAAATGGTCAAAAACCTTCTTTCTAAAAACCCATCACTCTTTATTTTTGATGTCTATCGTTTGCATAAATTTCTAGAAAAACAAAAGCCCCATGCCTGAAATTTCGGTAGTTGTTCCCATTTTCAATAAAGCGGCATATTTAAAACAGACGATACAATCGGTTTTAAACCAGACATTTTCTGACTTTGAAATCCTCGCGGTCAACGACGGTTCCACAGATGGAAGCCTTCATATTTTGAAAGATTTTCAGGATGCGAGGTTGCGTATAATCGATCAAGAAAACAGCGGACTCTCCAGTGCCAGGAATGTGGGAATCAGGGAAGCCACAGGTGAAGTTATTGCATTGCTAGATGCAGATGATCTCTGGAAGCCACAACATCTCAACAACCTCATTTTTCTAAGTCAGCATTTTACGGAAGCGCATCTTTATGGTACCGGCTATGAGGAATATTTTCCGAAAGGAAAAGTGGTAAAACCGAATATTAATCGGCCAAAACAGACCGAAAAACCCCATATTATCACTGATTTTTTTGAAGCCAACATACAGCAACCGCTCGTCGTGCCCAGTAGTTTTGCTTTCAGGAAGGTTATAGTAAATGAAATAGGTGGATTTGACCCTAAAATCTCTTATTCTGAAGATGTGGATTTCTACATTCGGGCCAACTTAAAATACCGTTTTGCCTACCAACCAGAAATTACCTGCCGCTACATCATGGAATCTGTGAATCAGATCACGCGCAGCCGAAAAAGCGACCGGAT
It contains:
- a CDS encoding TonB-dependent receptor domain-containing protein — translated: MIINLKPLYISAATLLLFTLPGFAQDKDNLGTEVVNVVKPYTPEIGDAFKVKATPQLSDSVNTAKKKVTYGIFSVPVASTFTPAKGRAEEIEKIKPPKLYDNYATLGFGTYQSALAEFYTNFEIDRDRNFGIYLNHNSSQGGIEDVLLDDKFYDTNLNFNYTSRDRYVNWITDLELEHQLYNWYGIDELTRLATPQLINGIDPTHSFYGAGLTTTVDVQESFFDGATATVRYFGDSENSSEIRAIIEPKIEFPITDEKINLNFKADYVNGSFDRNYNNSQEINYSHLLVSGSPSLQILRDNLTLDMGVTVAVDLDTENSDTDFYFYPQVSASYRLADEYFTPYAGVEGGLKQNSYRDFVQQNPFVSPTLQNMAPTDEKYTAYLGVKGKLSNALSYNLRGSYGAQDNEAFFLNNPRYEDGAGNLGNQDYQYGNSYGVIFANARTTSFFGEINADVNSNFKLRLNAEYFSYDTDGIAEAWNRPDYKASLFGDYQISEQWYAGTTLFLMGERKDQTAITGPFISPNATTVTLDSYFDANAHLGYRFNEQLSVFARVNNILDNSYEKWLNTPVQGFQALLGATYKFDW
- a CDS encoding tetratricopeptide repeat protein; protein product: MIYRFLTFSLFILLSVEPLSAQQSAAFTNDLVQYNKALTLYSNQQYLPAQALFEQVKEQATDATVKADCAYYIANAAVRLNQQGADQLMQHFVEDYPTSTKRNSAFKDVADYYFENGNYGKAKKWYEQTQVGNLSGKEQERYNFNMGYVHFKTRQPEEALAYFARVHDSEKYGPRAKYYEGFIAYGNDDYDQAKELFEEVEAEEGEQEELSYFKSDLAFKSGNFQEAITQAKEKLATADRREVSELNKIIGESYFNLEQYAEALPYLKEYKGDRGKWTNTDYYQLGYTYYKQGEFEQAISEFNKIVDGKNSVAQNAYYHLADAYLKTGRKQEALNAFRNASEMDFDAKIKEDSYYNYAKLSYEIGNAYEAPPKVITSFLATYQDAPQKQEMESLLIDSYLTSKNYEAAMGLFESSADFKDPAAFQQVAFYYGIDQYNAGKYDDAVVSFTKALKYPENAELNSKALYWKAESEYNVNRIDAAIATFNQFEASSAARSLPEYENLPYNLGYAYFKKRNYSEAARYFDRYAKSGIADEVRKGDAYMRLGDSYFIDSKYWPAMEAYNAALEIPGAERDYAAFQKAISYGFVDRKNDKIEGLRDFTSRFPASSYRDDALYELGNTYVSLQKNQEGIDAYDKLVAEIPQSKFVSKALLKKALIYDNTSRSDEALNIFKKVATDFPGTPEGVQAVASAKLIYIDLGQVDEFGRWANTLNYISVEDSELDDAAFASAEKQFVENKGDNARAQFEEYLQQYPTGQRALEAHFYLGQLYFSENQFEKTIPHYKFVLAKERSEFTEQALARLGQVYLSEKNYTAAIPVLSRLEKESDIAQNTIFAQSNLMKSYSEGKQYDKAVAYAEKVLANSKIDNNVKSDAQVIIARSAMQTGNEPRAKEAYAQVQKIATGELGAEALYYDAYFKNKENDFKGSNDAVQKLAKDYSGYKVYGGKGLLLMAKNFYALKDAYQATYILDNVISNFSDYPELVAAARAEQVKIKAAESKTNASVQEN
- a CDS encoding cell division ATP-binding protein FtsE; this encodes MSQTEVLHLNNASIFQRENLILSNVSITINKGEFVYLIGKTGSGKSSFMKTLYGDLPLQEGQGRIVDFDLAELKERQIPFLRRKLGVVFQDFKLLNDRNVADNLGFVLKATGWKDKKEMQQRIDTVLDKVDMKTKGFKFPYQLSGGEQQRVAIARALLNNPELILADEPTGNLDPQTSVEVMGVLRDLNKNGNTILMATHDYALLLKFPSKTLKCDGSKIFEVVQKTI
- a CDS encoding glycosyltransferase family 2 protein is translated as MISILIPVFNYNVVPLVYAVNEQIKNLQHPYEIIVLDDHSTNLNMESANSKIGTIPQVTYLKAPRNKGRSATRHALAQAATSEWLLFLDADVMPSSPQFIKKYLENHKKASIVYGGITYTSQSPKDHILRYKYGREREAQPVAQRLKNPYISIISQGFLINKNLFLKVNPYKENRYGLDVLFTHNLKKEAASVLHIDNPVVHEGLETGQKFIEKSEKAVQSLLFLTENGQIPEDHYRIQKVALRLRKWKLSGLFTKSLAIFKKKMVKNLLSKNPSLFIFDVYRLHKFLEKQKPHA
- a CDS encoding glycosyltransferase family 2 protein, with amino-acid sequence MPEISVVVPIFNKAAYLKQTIQSVLNQTFSDFEILAVNDGSTDGSLHILKDFQDARLRIIDQENSGLSSARNVGIREATGEVIALLDADDLWKPQHLNNLIFLSQHFTEAHLYGTGYEEYFPKGKVVKPNINRPKQTEKPHIITDFFEANIQQPLVVPSSFAFRKVIVNEIGGFDPKISYSEDVDFYIRANLKYRFAYQPEITCRYIMESVNQITRSRKSDRIIPEFQRYLDENPSHLSLKQYINLKRYFLAIFYKIENRPDLFREMRATIDTSLLNTKQRQLLNAPKFVVIVLRFVKGLILKSGKRITSFD